One window of Thiomicrorhabdus lithotrophica genomic DNA carries:
- a CDS encoding DUF3108 domain-containing protein gives MFKFPHYCKKTLGLNAAVFLCLSFTQPLYAAKLPNFSAVFDVEAVGLNLGQAKHSMRCKDSICTLKSDAKPSGLAAVFFKDSSHETITLHQTENTLKWQSYHKLGISYKNDIAKEKTMNLKWVPAENKVIYPEKKREWPMQPQLFDVMSIAYAIQHAQLNNLPMKDFTLQDSNFQDKLTLKSTNKRDFLGFEFADNDLDAIKYRFTSKHAEIELWLLPKYNYFPGKIRVVNKDEKTITLSLAEPPKTL, from the coding sequence ATGTTTAAATTCCCACATTATTGCAAAAAAACATTAGGCTTAAACGCCGCTGTTTTTCTTTGTTTGTCATTTACTCAGCCTCTGTATGCTGCCAAGCTTCCTAACTTTAGCGCTGTATTTGATGTAGAAGCAGTCGGCTTAAACCTTGGACAAGCCAAACACTCTATGCGATGCAAAGATTCTATTTGCACCCTCAAAAGTGATGCTAAACCTTCAGGTCTTGCTGCAGTCTTTTTTAAAGACTCCTCGCATGAGACGATTACACTTCATCAAACCGAAAACACACTCAAGTGGCAAAGCTACCATAAGTTAGGTATTAGTTATAAGAATGATATCGCTAAAGAAAAAACTATGAATCTAAAGTGGGTTCCGGCAGAGAATAAAGTTATTTACCCTGAAAAGAAACGTGAATGGCCAATGCAGCCGCAATTGTTTGATGTTATGTCTATTGCTTATGCCATACAGCATGCCCAGTTAAACAACCTTCCAATGAAGGACTTCACTCTGCAAGACAGTAATTTTCAAGATAAATTAACCTTAAAGTCGACTAATAAAAGAGATTTTCTAGGATTCGAATTTGCAGATAATGATTTAGATGCCATTAAATATCGCTTCACCAGTAAGCATGCTGAAATTGAATTGTGGTTATTACCAAAATATAATTATTTTCCAGGTAAAATACGTGTCGTAAACAAAGATGAAAAAACGATAACCCTATCGCTTGCGGAGCCACCAAAAACATTATGA
- the dcd gene encoding dCTP deaminase, with amino-acid sequence MKLSDKDIIQHLKVGKIAVTPEPSHDKIKGISVDLRLDNRFRVFNDHTAPYIDLSGPKDEVQKIMDTVMGEEILIPENEAFFLHPGELALAATLESVTIPDDLVGWLDGRSSLARLGLMVHVTAHRIDPGWHGQIVLEIFNSGKLPLALRPGMDICAINFETLSSAASKPYNKRADAKYKNQTGPTSSRINEDVKLHDRQLDLLSSS; translated from the coding sequence ATGAAACTTAGTGATAAAGACATTATCCAACATTTAAAAGTTGGCAAAATTGCGGTTACCCCAGAACCAAGTCATGACAAGATTAAAGGGATTAGTGTTGATTTACGATTAGATAATCGCTTTAGAGTATTTAATGACCACACTGCGCCTTACATAGATTTAAGTGGTCCAAAAGACGAAGTTCAAAAAATTATGGACACTGTTATGGGTGAAGAAATCTTGATTCCTGAGAATGAGGCCTTTTTCTTACACCCTGGTGAGTTAGCTTTAGCTGCTACCTTAGAATCGGTGACGATTCCTGATGACTTAGTTGGTTGGTTGGATGGACGTTCAAGTTTGGCGCGATTAGGTTTAATGGTACACGTCACTGCACATAGAATTGATCCGGGCTGGCATGGTCAAATTGTATTAGAGATATTCAATAGCGGTAAGCTACCTTTGGCTTTACGCCCTGGAATGGATATTTGTGCCATCAACTTTGAAACGCTTTCAAGTGCAGCATCAAAGCCATACAACAAACGAGCGGATGCTAAGTATAAAAACCAAACTGGTCCAACTTCTAGCCGTATTAATGAAGATGTAAAATTACACGACCGACAATTAGATCTCTTGAGCAGCTCTTAA
- the gshB gene encoding glutathione synthase, with protein MHIGFMISNWESIDPSKNSTVLIIRECLKRGHKVSILYPENLTVRNNIAYGLLKVIEPMEKIPDNIIQFHKKVAFKKVLTPLHALDSFMIRKDPPLDPIIYNFLDSIKNECIIINDIDGIRKANNKLYTTTFNDPGNSFLPITYVSKNKEFIRQMIEEMPGDKVILKPLVGSGGHGVIVLEKNAQSNINSILDFYIHGSGDENYIIIQEYIEGAENGDVRVLMLNGKFLGAYNRKPPEGDIRANIQIGGTAHKYKMTESQMAVCRKIGPRLAADGLFFVGVDMIGDKILEVNVLNPGGISNINKLDKVKLHLNVVDFIEEKVHEKHEKRAELEYLLKRLSDLKQNDF; from the coding sequence ATGCATATTGGTTTTATGATTTCTAATTGGGAAAGTATTGATCCAAGCAAAAACTCCACCGTTTTGATTATTCGCGAATGCCTAAAACGAGGTCATAAAGTTTCGATTTTGTACCCTGAAAACCTGACTGTTCGTAACAATATTGCCTATGGTTTATTAAAAGTGATTGAACCGATGGAGAAAATTCCTGACAACATCATTCAGTTCCATAAAAAAGTGGCTTTTAAAAAGGTATTAACCCCTCTGCACGCACTTGATAGCTTTATGATTCGTAAAGATCCACCGCTAGATCCAATCATCTATAACTTCTTGGATTCAATCAAAAACGAGTGCATCATCATTAATGATATCGATGGTATTCGTAAAGCAAACAACAAACTTTACACCACAACCTTTAATGATCCTGGTAATAGTTTCTTACCCATCACTTATGTTTCTAAAAACAAAGAGTTCATTCGTCAAATGATTGAGGAAATGCCTGGGGATAAAGTCATCTTAAAACCTCTGGTAGGCTCGGGGGGTCACGGTGTTATTGTTCTTGAAAAAAATGCGCAATCTAATATCAACTCCATCTTAGACTTTTACATTCATGGTTCAGGTGATGAAAACTACATTATTATTCAAGAATATATTGAAGGTGCCGAGAACGGCGATGTTCGTGTACTCATGCTAAATGGCAAGTTTCTTGGGGCTTATAACCGTAAACCACCAGAAGGGGATATTAGAGCCAATATTCAGATAGGTGGTACAGCACATAAATATAAAATGACTGAATCACAAATGGCAGTGTGTCGTAAAATTGGTCCTCGCCTAGCAGCTGATGGTCTTTTCTTTGTCGGTGTAGATATGATTGGCGACAAAATTTTAGAAGTTAACGTACTAAACCCAGGTGGAATTAGTAATATCAATAAGTTAGATAAAGTTAAACTTCATTTAAATGTAGTGGACTTTATTGAAGAAAAAGTTCATGAAAAACATGAAAAACGTGCCGAACTGGAATATTTACTCAAACGTTTA
- the purN gene encoding phosphoribosylglycinamide formyltransferase, translating to MTTPKRIAILISGSGSNLQAIIDHQKSHSDLYEIALVISNRPNAYGLVRAQNAGITTKVIDHTEYESRESFDLQLQSEIDAVNADLVVLAGFMRILTPTFTKHYLGKMLNIHPSLLPKYTGLHTHKRAIEAGDLKHGLSVHFVTPELDGGPVILQAEVDIEPKDNEASLAEKVHIQEHIAYPLVVEWFVKGNLSLKDNQAWLNQSCLNTPVLLNNLN from the coding sequence ATGACAACACCTAAACGTATTGCCATTCTTATTTCTGGCAGTGGCTCAAATCTTCAAGCAATTATTGATCACCAAAAATCGCACTCTGATTTATATGAAATAGCTTTAGTCATTTCTAATCGTCCGAATGCTTATGGTTTAGTACGTGCCCAAAATGCTGGAATTACGACTAAGGTTATTGACCATACAGAGTATGAAAGCAGAGAAAGTTTTGACCTGCAATTGCAATCAGAAATTGATGCCGTAAACGCGGACTTAGTGGTTCTCGCTGGTTTTATGCGAATTTTGACCCCTACTTTTACAAAACATTATTTAGGTAAAATGTTGAATATCCATCCATCACTCCTACCTAAATACACAGGTTTGCATACTCATAAACGTGCGATTGAAGCTGGAGACTTAAAGCATGGGTTAAGCGTGCACTTTGTTACCCCTGAATTAGATGGTGGCCCAGTCATACTGCAAGCTGAAGTGGATATTGAACCAAAAGATAATGAAGCATCCTTGGCAGAAAAGGTACATATTCAAGAACACATAGCCTACCCACTCGTAGTGGAATGGTTTGTTAAAGGCAACCTGTCACTTAAAGATAACCAGGCCTGGTTAAATCAAAGCTGTCTTAATACTCCGGTATTGTTAAACAACCTCAATTAA
- the purM gene encoding phosphoribosylformylglycinamidine cyclo-ligase encodes MTTNTQSISYKDSGVDIDAGNALVQAIKPIAKATTRPEVPSSLGGFGALFELDMAKYKNPILVSGTDGVGTKLRLAIDSGKHDQVGIDLVAMCVNDLIVQGAEPLFFLDYYATGKLDLAVATDVVKGIGEGCLQSGCALIGGETAEMPGMYPKGDYDLAGFCVGIVEKSDLIDGTKVKSGDVMLGLASTGPHSNGYSLIRKVLEVSNADLQMDIDGQPLIDALMAPTKIYVKSLLELMKSVDIHAVSHITGGGLLENLPRVMPDNTMANIDTNSWNRPAVFDWIQANGNVEYEEMHRTLNCGIGLVVVVDASEKDKAIEILTNAGETVSVIGQIESSDQAEPTVKLVQG; translated from the coding sequence ATGACAACAAATACACAATCCATTAGTTATAAAGATTCCGGTGTTGATATCGATGCTGGTAATGCGTTAGTTCAAGCGATTAAACCTATTGCTAAAGCAACAACTCGTCCTGAAGTTCCTTCATCGCTAGGTGGTTTTGGTGCTTTGTTTGAATTGGATATGGCTAAATACAAAAATCCGATTTTAGTTTCTGGTACAGATGGTGTTGGGACAAAACTTCGTCTAGCAATCGACAGTGGCAAACACGATCAGGTCGGTATCGATTTAGTTGCGATGTGCGTTAATGACCTAATCGTTCAAGGTGCAGAGCCTCTGTTCTTTTTAGACTACTATGCTACTGGGAAATTAGACTTAGCTGTAGCAACAGATGTTGTAAAAGGTATTGGAGAAGGTTGTTTACAGTCTGGTTGTGCATTAATCGGTGGGGAAACCGCTGAAATGCCTGGCATGTATCCTAAAGGTGATTACGATCTAGCTGGTTTCTGTGTAGGTATTGTTGAAAAATCAGATTTAATCGATGGAACTAAAGTTAAATCAGGTGATGTTATGCTTGGCTTAGCGTCTACTGGACCTCACTCAAACGGTTACTCTCTAATTCGTAAAGTTTTAGAGGTTAGTAATGCTGATCTACAAATGGATATCGATGGACAACCGTTAATTGATGCCTTAATGGCGCCAACTAAAATCTATGTTAAATCTTTATTAGAACTCATGAAGTCAGTTGATATTCATGCCGTTTCTCACATTACTGGTGGTGGACTTTTAGAAAACCTTCCACGTGTTATGCCTGATAACACAATGGCTAACATTGATACCAACAGCTGGAACCGCCCTGCTGTGTTTGACTGGATTCAAGCAAATGGTAATGTCGAATATGAAGAAATGCACCGTACCTTAAACTGCGGTATTGGTCTTGTCGTTGTCGTTGACGCGTCTGAAAAAGATAAAGCGATTGAAATTTTAACTAATGCTGGTGAAACAGTTTCCGTTATTGGTCAAATCGAATCTTCTGATCAAGCAGAACCTACCGTTAAATTAGTTCAAGGTTAA